A single window of Triplophysa rosa linkage group LG2, Trosa_1v2, whole genome shotgun sequence DNA harbors:
- the trafd1 gene encoding TRAF-type zinc finger domain-containing protein 1 encodes MAEENTQFCSNCKHDIPEANFTTHEIHCRRNIALCDVCQEPFPRAELVQHKERDHAEEQCKCGLKIEKRHMETHQRSDCSHRMVPCQFCDLELAFCQSKEHEDYCGTRTEPCPICKCNVMLRERGIHPALCGSLTPPQERNSVRAGSQSPGAWFETHSIHNLLRAQERSHNNNNTGAADRRGPPRPLEDRLHNSTRGTVWAVTRRNAETRSNDFASLLDQEAEMGNNNNSLLWSLGQLPDYDSSSLDYMLALSLQSEGDLEDPGGQEGVWTDVWDHRLGRTPAHSNLASQLSSSTYNNSTAAPPKTNTTPGHSTSSNIMLPCEFCEELFPEEDLILHQTGCSPASAIASFSKQVPSLHYEDIITQVAGHVIPPHTPSPPTLPLSVSPLLYSSSPSPVEGDVLIPCEFCGIALEENVLFHHQDKCDLRPHTAYSVDGASPRKPHHKEAPERRSPERQRRVRHQADPGEELSQQTAQGWQRGTSAFDQWKPSAYDYTKNTNAEQQVKSRIQRCKVAEANTFLNDSPRSHTAGTSGPTHRGRPEGRRSEKNTETPKVPKKHNVEKEEE; translated from the exons ATGGCCGAAGAAAACACCCAGTTCTGCAGTAATTG CAAACATGACATTCCAGAAGCCAACTTTACAACACACGAGATTCACTGTCGTAGGAACATTGCTCTGTGTGATGTGTGCCAGGAGCCTTTTCCTCGGGCTGAACTTGTTCAGCACAAAGAGCGGGATCATGCAGAG gAGCAATGCAAATGTGGATTGAAGATAGAGAAGAGACACATGGAGACCCATCAG AGGTCTGATTGCAGTCACCGAATGGTCCCTTGTCAATTCTGCGATCTGGAGCTGGCATTTTGCCAGTCTAAAGAGCACGAGGACTACTGTGGGACCCGCACCGAGCCCTGCCCGATCTGCAAGTGCAATGTTATGTTGAGGGAGCGAGGCATTCATCCAGCCCTGTGCGGTAGCTTGACCCCTCCTCAGGAGAGGAACAGCGTTAGGGCAGGGTCCCAGTCTCCTGGAGCATGGTTTGAGACTCACTCCATCCATAACCTGTTGAGGGCCCAGGAGAGGAGCcacaataataacaacaccGGGGCAGCAGACCGCAGGGGTCCACCAAGACCCTTGGAGGACAGACTGCACAATAGCACCAGAGGAACAGTGTGGGCAGTAACCCGGAGGAATGCAGAAACGAGGAGCAATGACTTTGCTTCCT TGCTGGATCAGGAAGCAGAGATGgggaacaacaacaacagcctGCTGTGGTCTCTCGGCCAGCTGCCAGACTATGACTCTTCCAGTCTGGACTACATGCTGGCCCTCAGCCTGCAAAGTGAAGGTGACTTGGAGGACCCTGGGGGTCAGGAGGGTGTGTGGACTGATGTGTGGGACCATCGTCTTGGAAGGACACCAGCCCACAGCAATCTCGCTTCCCAGCTCTCTTCCAGCACTTACAACAACAGCACTGCAGCTCCACCTAAAACCAATACAACCCCAGGCCATAGCACTTCCTCAAACATCATGCTGCCTTGCGAGTTCTGTGAAGAGCTCTTTCCAGAGGAAGACCTTATCTTACATCAG ACCGGGTGTAGCCCTGCCTCTGCTATTGCTTCCTTCAGTAAACAGGTTCCCTCTCTTCACTATGAAGACATCATCACTCAAGTCGCTGGTCATGTCATTCCTCCCCACACGCCCAGTCCGCCCACCCTGCCACTTTCTGTTTCGCCACTCTTATACAGTTCTTCCCCCAGCCCTGTTGAGGGCGACGTGCTCATTCCTTGTGAGTTTTGTGGTATTGCCTTGGAAGAGAATGTGCTGTTTCACCATCAG GATAAATGTGACCTCCGGCCTCACACAGCTTATTCAGTAGATGGAGCGTCTCCACGGAAACCACACCACAAAGAGGCCCCTGAGAGAAGATCTCCTGAGAGGCAAAGGAGGGTGAGACATCAAG CCGACCCAGGTGAAGAGCTTTCTCAACAGACAGCTCAGGGGTGGCAGAGAGGCACCTCAGCTTTTGACCAATGGAAGCCCTCAGCCTATGATTACACTAAGAACACTAATGCTGAGCAGCAGGTGAAAAGCAGGATCCAAAGGTGCAAAGTTGCTGAGGCTAATACCTTTCTCAACGATAGCCCCAGGTCCCATACTGCAGGCACTTCTGG ACCTACACACAGAGGAAGACCGGAAGGTCGAAGGAgtgagaaaaacacagagacacCAAAG GTGCCTAAAAAACATAATGTTGAAAAAGAGGAGGAATAG
- the LOC130550994 gene encoding alpha-1-antiproteinase-like has protein sequence MERNIICLWICALLVAHPIVDGNQETSVSSPVGEKLLSFLRMNNDFAFHLYKKLVEMPNYQSKNIFFSPFSVSMALSEMTLGAGGETKQQLLNGIGYNSSLFSTEEMHQLFHSLLKDIGQRTGADLDAGTALYVSDKFKPIPEFFEKMKEFYHSDGFEANFSDKETVDKINTYVKEKTHGKIDKAVEDLDADTLMFLLTYIYFKGKWDLPFNPSSTRKDKFYVDSETTIPVKFMHQYEFLKVHYDMDLSAKVLCLDYNDSFSMLLAVPEYGPLIKNLTYLEEEISREHITKWMRAVAKRKADIYVPKLSLKTSYSLKDILKEMGMTDLFTTKADFSGISEDRMMISKVEHQASLDLDEEGTTAAAVTTVQFRPMSYNPLKILSFNKPFMIFIIDQKNDNILFIGRILNPAEKQT, from the exons ATGGAAAGGAACATCATATGTTTGTGGATTTGTGCTTTGCTAGTAGCTCATCCAATTGTTGACGGAAATCAAGAGACATCAGTAAGCTCTCCTGTCGGTGAAAAACTCCTGTCATTCTTAAGGATGAACAATGATTTTGCTTTCCACCTGTACAAGAAGCTTGTGGAAATGCCCAATTATCAGTCCAAGAATATCTTCTTCTCTCCATTCAGTGTGTCAATGGCTCTTTCTGAGATGACTTTAGGAGCTGGCGGTGAGACCAAACAGCAGCTTCTCAATGGCATTGGTTATAATAGCTCATTATTCAGCACTGAAGAAATGCACCAGTTGTTCCACAGTCTCTTGAAGGACATCGGCCAGAGGACCGGGGCAGACCTCGATGCCGGTACTGCTCTTTATGTGAGCGACAAATTTAAGCCGATTCCTGAGTTTTTCGAGAAGATGAAGGAGTTTTATCACTCAGATGGCTTTGAAGCGAATTTCAGCGACAAGGAAACAGTAGATAAAATTAACACGTAtgtgaaagaaaaaacacatggCAAGATAGATAAAGCAGTTGAAGATCTGGATGCCGATACTTTAATGTTCCTTCTCACttacatatattttaaag GAAAATGGGACTTGCCATTTAACCCAAGCAGTACCCGTAAGGATAAATTCTATGTGGATTCTGAGACCACCATTCCGGTAAAATTCATGCATCAATATGAATTCCTCAAAGTTCATTATGACATGGATCTCTCCGCCAAAGTCCTCTGTCTTGACTACAATGACTCTTTCTCCATGTTGCTGGCTGTCCCAGAATACGGACCATTAATTAAGAACCTCACTTATCTGGAGGAGGAAATTTCTAGAGAGCACATAACAAAGTGGATGCGAGCTGTTGcgaaaag AAAAGCTGACATCTATGTCCCCAAACTGTCTCTTAAAACATCATATTCTCTGAAGGATATCTTGAAGGAAATGGGAATGACTGATTTGTTTACGACTAAAGCGGACTTCTCAGGAATTTCAGAGGACAGAATGATGATTTCTAAG GTTGAGCATCAAGCCTCTCTGGATTTAGATGAGGAAGGAACCACTGCAGCGGCAGTGACAACAGTTCAGTTCAGACCAATGTCCTACAACCCACTGAAGATTTTGAGTTTCAACAAGCCGTTCATGATCTTTATCATTGaccaaaaaaatgacaacatccTCTTCATTGGAAGAATTCTGAATCCAGCAGAAAAGCAAACATGA
- the LOC130546711 gene encoding serine protease inhibitor 2.1-like produces the protein MERNIICLWICALLIAYPVVHGDQETSVRSPVGEKLPSLLKMNNDFAFQLYKKLLEMPDHQSKNIFFSPFSVSMALSEMTLGAGGETKQQLLNGIGYNSSLFSTEEMHQLFHSILEDLDQRIGVDVDTGTALYVSNTLKPNPEFFQKMKEFYHSEGFVVDFGIKETIDQINTYVKDKTHGKIDKTVEELRADTVMFLLTYIYFNGKWDLPFNPNKTSEDHFHVDANTTVPVQMMQQSEFLKVHFDRDLSAKVISLDYNDSFSMILALPDKSITDLENGVTRQVMEKWRRSLIKRKVDIYLPKVSLKTSYCLKDILSAMGMTDMFTAEADFSEISKDRMMVSKVTHKASLDIDEEGTTASAVTTVEFSRMSHQTLDLRFDHPFMIFIVDQKNDNILFFGKVANPAE, from the exons ATGGAAAGAAACATCATATGTTTGTGGATTTGTGCTTTGCTAATAGCTTATCCAGTCGTTCATGGAGATCAAGAGACATCAGTAAGGTCTCCTGTCGGTGAAAAACTCCCGTCATTGTTAAAGATGAACAATGATTTTGCTTTTCAACTGTACAAGAAGCTTTTGGAAATGCCCGATCATCAGTCCAAGAATATCTTCTTCTCTCCATTCAGTGTGTCAATGGCTCTTTCTGAGATGACTTTAGGAGCTGGCGGTGAGACCAAACAGCAGCTTCTCAATGGCATTGGTTATAATAGCTCATTATTCAGCACTGAAGAAATGCACCAGTTGTTTCATAGTATCCTGGAGGACTTGGACCAGAGGATCGGGGTGGATGTTGATACTGGCACTGCTCTTTATGTCAGCAACACACTAAAGCCAAATCCAGAGTTTTTCCAGAAGATGAAGGAGTTTTATCACTCAGAGGGCTTTGTGGTGGATTTCGGCATCAAAGAAACCATAGATCAAATTAACACATATGTGAAGGACAAAACACATGGCAAGATAGATAAAACTGTTGAAGAGTTGCGTGCTGATACTGTGATGTTCCTACTCACTTACATATATTTTAATG GAAAATGGGACCTGCCATTTAACCCAAACAAAACTAGTGAGGATCATTTTCATGTTGATGCCAACACCACCGTTCCAGTGCAAATGATGCAACAAAGCGAATTCTTGAAAGTTCATTTTGACAGGGACCTCTCAGCCAAAGTCATCAGTCTTGACTACAATGACTCTTTCTCCATGATTCTGGCCCTTCCAGATAAGAGCATCACTGATCTGGAGAATGGTGTCACCAGACAGGTCATGGAGAAATGGAGACGCTCcttaataaaaag AAAAGTTGACATCTATCTCCCCAAAGTGTCTCTTAAAACATCATATTGcctgaaagatattttgagtgcAATGGGGATGACTGATATGTTTACAGCTGAAGCTGACTTCTCAGAAATTTCAAAGGACAGGATGATGGTTTCAAAG GTTACACATAAAGCCTCTCTGGATATAGATGAGGAAGGAACCACGGCATCGGCAGTGACAACAGTTGAATTTAGCAGAATGTCTCACCAAACACTGGATTTGAGGTTCGACCATCCGTTTATGATCTTCATCGTTGACCAAAAGAACGACAACATCCTTTTCTTTGGAAAAGTTGCCAACCCTGCAGAGTAG
- the traf2a gene encoding TNF receptor-associated factor 2, with the protein MAAQEPSPPSSLEGNKPGFPKKILANKLEDKHLCNICQKILRRPFQAQCGHRFCSYCFNKAVSSGPQKCSACIKEDIFEEPTSILKQGCAFPDNAAKREVEALEAVCINEECSWTGTIKEYEANHEGKCEFRILPCPLCKELLRANELERHNERECPERTLNCKYCKEPFHFKNIKAHDEICPKYPMICEGCAKKKIPREKYVDHIKLCTKFRTPCRFHVVGCDMTVEKEKIHDHEQACSYEHLNLLLHFIMGIKVNLESLQPQSLELASHKIHELHQSLRELELKMGQLSGAGASVQGACAPLPPPLAPTLGTSFTPLPTAIGAALELQLHNEKTKVAELSRRCQELELKVSTFENIVCVLNREMERSATTMEAYNRQHRLDQDKIEILNNKVRQLERTVGLRDLSIVEMEAKMREMSAATYDGVFVWKISDFSKKRQDAVAGRAPAMFSPAFYTSKYGYKMCLRIYLNGDGTGRGTHLSLFFVVMRGHSDALLKWPFNQKVTLMLLDQNNREHIIDAFRPDISSSSFQRPVSDMNIASGCPLFCPLSKLDSKNSYIRDDTIFIKAIVDLTGL; encoded by the exons ATGGCTGCACAGGAGCCCTCACCACCATCTTCATTAGAAGGCAACAAACCTGGCTTCCCCAAGAAAATACTCGCCAACAAGCTGGAGGACAAGCATCTGTGCAATATCTGTCAGAAAATCCTTAGGAGACCGTTTCAGGCGCAGTGCGGACACCGTTTCTGTTcgtattgttttaataaagcaGTGAG CTCTGGACCACAGAAATGCAGTGCCTGTATAAAAGAGGATATTTTTGAAGAGCCAACATCTATTTTGAAGCAAGGCTGC GCTTTTCCTGATAATGCTGCTAAACGAGAAGTTGAAGCTCTTGAAGCTGTTTGCATCAATGAGGAATGCAGTTGGACGGGCACCATCAAAGAATATGAG GCAAATCATGAGGGGAAGTGTGAATTTAGGATCCTACCCTGTCCATTATGCAAAGAGCTTTTGAGAGCCAACGAACTTGAGCGGCACAATGAAAGAGAATGCCCGGAAAGGACTCTTAATTGTAAATACTGCAAGGAgccttttcatttcaaaaacattaag GCCCACGATGAGATATGTCCTAAATACCCGATGATTTGTGAAGGCTGTGCCAAGAAAAAAATTCCCAGAGAGAAA TATGTGGACCACATTAAACTGTGCACCAAATTCAGAACTCCTTGCAGATTTCATGTTGTAGGCTGTGATATGACA GTGGAAAAGGAAAAGATCCACGACCACGAGCAAGCCTGTTCCTACGAGCACCTAAACCTTTTACTGCACTTCATCATGGGCATCAAGGTGAACTTGGAGAGTCTGCAGCCTCAGAGTCTGGAGTTGGCCAGCCACAAGATCCACGAGCTGCATCAGTCTCTGCGGGAGCTGGAGCTGAAGATGGGCCAGCTGAGCGGAGCAGGGGCTTCCGTGCAGGGGGCTTGCGCTCCACTACCACCTCCGCTGGCTCCAACGCTTGGTACGTCTTTCACCCCTTTGCCTACCGCCATTGGGGCAGCCTTGGAGCTTCAGCTACACAACGAGAAGACCAAAGTAGCAGAGCTCAGCCGACGCTGTCAAGAGCTGGAGCTGAAGGTAAGCACCTTTGAGAACATTGTCTGCGTGCTCAACCGCGAGATGGAGCGCTCTGCAACCACCATGGAGGCCTATAACCGCCAGCACCGGCTTGACCAAGACAAGATTGAGATACTTAACAACAAG GTACGGCAGTTGGAGAGGACGGTGGGACTAAGGGATCTCTCCATCGTGGAGATGGAGGCAAAGATGAGGGAGATGTCTGCAGCCACCTACGATGGCGTCTTTGTGTGGAAGATCTCTGATTTCTCAAAAAAGAGACAGGATGCTGTAGCCGGACGTGCACCAGCTATGTTCTCGCCTg CATTTTACACAAGCAAATATGGCTATAAGATGTGTTTGCGCATCTATCTGAATGGGGATGGGACGGGACGTGGTACTCACTTGTCTCTGTTCTTCGTGGTGATGAGGGGACACAGTGATGCCTTGCTCAAGTGGCCTTTCAATCAGAAG GTCACCCTGATGTTGCTGGATCAGAACAATCGAGAGCACATCATAGATGCTTTCCGGCCAGACATCTCCTCTTCCTCCTTCCAGAGACCTGTCAGTGACATGAACATTGCCAGCGGATGCCCCCTCTTCTGCCCTCTCTCTAAACTTGACTCCAAGAACTCCTACATCCGAGATGACACCATCTTCATCAAGGCCATTGTTGACCTCACAGGCCTGTAA